Proteins encoded in a region of the Oncorhynchus gorbuscha isolate QuinsamMale2020 ecotype Even-year linkage group LG16, OgorEven_v1.0, whole genome shotgun sequence genome:
- the LOC123998764 gene encoding E3 ubiquitin-protein ligase RNF113A-like, whose amino-acid sequence MAESGESKATCTFLFKKSTKKCNARKRKASDSDKDGNSDEDKNAVVRKEKKTGSANPMIQRTKKVEREEVSSAESDEEKERKKVTVAYKSTRSAKPEGPDDMGATAIYELDTAKDNDAQAIFERSQKIQEELTGKEDDKIYRGMNNYKKHIKPKDSTMGNASSGMVRKGPIRAPEHLRATVRWDYQPDICKDYKETGFCGFGDSCKFLHDRSDYKHGWQIERELDEGRYGANDDENYEVSSDEEDMPFKCFICRESFKNPVITKCRHYFCETCALQHYRKSQRCYVCNVQTNGVFNPAKELAAKIAKHQAMLDQPPSDEED is encoded by the exons ATGGCGGAGTCAGGGGAATCCAAGGCAACCTGTACTTTTCTATTTAAAAAATCTACCAAAAAATGCAACGCTCGGAAGAGAAAAGCCAGTGACAGCGACAAAG ATGGCAACAGTGACGAAGACAAGAATGCCGTTGTCAGAAAAGAAAAAAAGACGGGTTCAGCAAACCCTATGATTCAAAGG acaaaaaaagtagagagagaggaggtgtcaTCTGCTGAAAGTGacgaggagaaagaaagaaagaaagtcacTGTCGCTTACAAGTCCACACGGTCAGCG AAACCAGAGGGGCCAGATGACATGGGAGCAACTGCAATCTATGAGCTGGACACCGCAAAGGACAATGATGCTCAGGCCATCTTTGAGAGGAGTCAGAAGATCCAGGAG GAGCTGACCGGTAAAGAGGATGATAAGATCTACAGAGGAATGAACAACTACAAAAAGCACATCAAGCCCAAAGACTCCACCATGGGAAATGCATCATCTGGCATGGTCAG GAAGGGCCCAATCCGGGCCCCAGAGCACCTGAGAGCCACAGTGAGGTGGGACTACCAGCCAGACATCTGTAAGGACTACAAAGAGACTGGCTTCTGTGGCTTTGGAG ACAGCTGCAAGTTCCTCCATGACCGCTCAGACTACAAACATGGCTGGCAGATTGAGAGGGAGCTGGACGAGGGGCGCTATGGGGCCAACG ATGATGAGAACTACGAGGTGAGCAGTGACGAGGAGGACATGCCCTTCAAATGCTTCATCTGCCGAGAGTCCTTTAAGAACCCTGTCATCACCAA GTGTCGGCACTACTTCTGTGAGACCTGTGCTCTTCAGCACTACCGCAAGTCCCAGCGCTGCTATGTGTGTAACGTCCAGACCAACGGCGTCTTCAATCCAGCTAAAG agctGGCAGCCAAGATCGCCAAACACCAAGCCATGCTAGACCAGCCACCCTCTGATGAAGAAGATTAG